cgaggttcaagagacgtaaggagaaaaCTGTAACttaatcgcttggagggtggattcggtctcagctacattccagtacgaaatctaatagtaggctagtgtttttagcggcttaatacagtttggggTTCAAAACTGGatgaggtcccgaggtttttctacaattgcggtttcctcgttaataaaacttctgataTCTTCTGTTTTTCCTTTTCTACATTATGttgcttatctttataattggatttatgcAAGTTGTAGGTACTCAATATTAGTAGATATGTCCATCTAATTGTGATTAATTACGAGACTCGTTTCTTGTAGAATCGTATGttgaaagatagataaaaatctttactacttggcagaattccaattggattttttggatacaactagattgatcttggatatttgagatcgtccaagtactcttcttaataaTCTGGTTCACAAACTCTTTGTCTATATGTTCACTGATTGAGAAgaggtagagatataaactctatatacatattgtcaaggatcattcagttggtatacttgcaattgtattaggttttgtccatacaggctGCCGaaacgaaaaatttggtggtgcacTTGGTATCCCCTCCTTTTCACTTAGACACATCAAGTTTGACTGCAGCAATACCATATTTACTTTTATGATGGTTGACAGAATAAATGGCCTGATTAGCTAATATAATGTTGTCAGAGATATTCCtttttggaacaaagcaatttGATTTTGAGAAATTATATTGTCCATAAATGGTTTTAGTCTATTAACCAGAGTTTTAGAAAAAATCTTGTAAATGAAATTACAAAGCTCTATAGGTCTACAATGGGAGACTAACTCAGCTAAATGGACTTCAGGGATGAAGGTAATATTGGTGTGGTGAAAGACTTTAGCTATATACCCAGTTCAAAACTAAATCCGTGTCATATCGACAACAACCCTCAATATCATAATGTTTTTTGTAGAATAAACCATTCTTAATCTCCTCAGCAGTAAGGGTGGAGTTCAAATGGGAATTATCTTCATCCGAGAGCTTCATATGAAGTTCCTGGATGATTTTTTCCTGATACTGTTGGGGTGTGAAGTGTATAAATTTTTGAAATAGTCAACAAAGGAGTTTCCAATATTATCTATGTGTGTTAAAATGGTACCAGTAGCATCTTTAATCCAACTGATAGCGTTTATCTTCCTTCTGAAGAGTGTAACtctatgaaaatatggagaattcATATTTCCTTACATAGGCCACACTTTTCTAGACTTATCCTTCCAGTAAAATTTCTCCAGGTTGTACAAATATTCCAATCTAGCTTTAAGTACAGATACAGAGTTAGAGTCAGTTGGAGTGGAAGTTTGAATGTCAACAAGCTCTTTTCTGGTAGTATTTATATTAGTTTGAATATTTCTAAAAGAGATTTTTTTCCAGTCTCTAAAGCCTTTTTTAGTATTTAAGAGTTTAGCTTTTAATTTATAAGCTGGTGAACCAACAACAAAGACATACCAAGAGTTAGCTATGATATCCCTACATGTAGGATCTTCAATCCACATAGCCATAAAATGAAAGGGCTTAGGCATGCAAAtgttttcaaaattaaaaccaaTATGCATAGAGCAGTGTCCAGAAGAGTCTCTAAGAAAATTATTAACACAAAGTTTAGGGAATAAATATTCAGCTATTTGATTTATCAGACATCTGTCATGTCTCTCAAGAATTAGGTCGGGACCTTGCTGCATATTAGACCAGGTAAACCTAGGACCAGAGAAACCAGGTTTATGCAAAGCAAACACATTACATAAATTCCTAAGATTAGTATCATCAACCTCTAAACCACCATTCTTGTCATCAGTACCTAGTAAAGCATCAAAATCACCTACAAAGAAAACTGGTTCACTAGAGGGTATAGGTGATAATTGACATTGATTATCCCAAAAAGCTTGTTTAATGCTTCTATTAGGTTCTCCATAAATGAAGTGAATAGGAGCCCTAGAACTTGAGGACAAAATGTTGAGGTCAATCCTTTTTTTCCAAGCCAAGACAAGACCACCACTTCTTCCAATACATGGCACATTAAAGGTGCAGGGAAAATCCATatttctcaatttctcaacaACAATATCCTTTTTCAATTAAGTTTCAGCAAGAACACAATATCAGGGTTGATGTTTTTGAAGAGAAATTTAGTTCTTTATTAGTAAATTTTTTTCCTAAGCCACGCACATTCCAGTATAACATGTTAACATTACTAACAGGATAATTAGGAACAGGAGACAGGTCATCAATAGAATTATTTAAAAGATGAAGGATATATGAATTAACCTGATTGGTGGAATCATGACTACCATTACGTTGTGCATTGACGTTATCACCATTCAGCTGAGATCCTTAGGCAGTATTCAGATCCAAATTAGCAGCCTCATGAGGTGAATTATTATGGATGCCATTTTTAGCTGAAGAACCAACAGTAGGCTCATTGAAGATACCATAGGGATTAACAAGAGTGTGGGTAGTGAGGGTACAATTAGAAAGATTAAGGGAGGGGAGATTCCCTAATTTGGTAATACAGGGCAGAGATTATTGTAGTCTGGTTTAGACCACTCAGCAGTTTCAGGAATCATAACAATCCTAGCCAGAGTATTGGTAGTAGCTCTGGTTCTTTTACAAAGATCAACTCTCGTATTGATTTTACGTTTAACGTTTGAGAGGGCATCGTGCTCAGCTGCAAGAGAAACAACTTATTATCTATAAATAATTGCTTTCTGAGAAAGAAGAGATGAACTTTTGAAACGCCTAACTGAGTTGAAAGTACAAATTAGACCCGAGTTTGCTGACTCAGGGGTAAGAATTGAGTCAACTGGTTTATAGGTGTGACTAGAAATATGATTGAAGATAACTGGTAATCCCTTGTCCAAATAAACATGATGTTGAGCTTGAACAGGACCAACATCATAAATTTTCAGAGTACCATATCTGTTGTTGAAGGGAACCATGTGAAGATTTTGTTTCGATAGTTATTCATATGTCCTTTGTGCACTTTGCTCAACAACaactgtttttcttttatttctatcATTATGATCAAGAGAATCATCTTGAGTATCCAAAATTACATCTGCATCAATCATAGTAAAATCTCTCAGCTCCACAGTAGATTCAAAATCAGAAGGATGTACTGGAGGTTGTGGTGGCATTAATCTTGAAACTTTTGGTAGAGTGTATTTAGATCCATATGAGTTTGCTTCTTTAATTGCTTTTTTTTTGGCTTTCCAGTTTGGACACACAACATCTTTATGATCTATTACACGACAAGAAGTACAAAAAAAAACCTTGGAACCCTGAACTATCTACATTCAATGAGAAATGTTTGTACTCTTTCTGTAGTGACTGGAGGAATGCCTGCTGGTAGAGCACGTTGAACTGAGATACAAATACAAACTTTAATATTCTTCTTAAAGGTACCATAAGGTTCTTTTGCATCAATTAGATCCCAAAGTTTGAAGGTAAGCTTCTGAAGATATTCAAATTCAATACACTCGCATTGTACATTACATAGAATAATCCGCATAAGTTCTTCAACAAAAGAAATTTGACAGTTTACTGGCCAACTAGTAGGAAGAAAAACTCTCAATACAATAAGATATCCACAAGAAAACCAAGGATGCTTCTCATTAACTCTGTTAAAATCATTCTCGGCTAAGAATCTTATCAGAACTTTGTTTCTTAATCCGCTGAAGGTTGTGACAGTTGGACTTTGAGATTACGTCCATTGAGAGCAAATGTGGTGTATGATATAAGAAGTTGGAACCAAAGTCTCACCGCAAATATATCCAACCATACATCATTTCCAATTATTATCATGTTAAGTTAAGATCtcagttttatcaatgaagatCGGTTTAGTAAGAGTTGAGGGGATTTTTCTGGGTAATGTGAGTTTTTATGTCATTTGAGAGGATGAATCTTGAATATCAGAAGCTGTATAGTTGACAGCTTCTTGGGTTTTGTATGAATAATCAGCCTgataaaaaaacaagaagatagaTTTTGCATGAATTTTGAAATAAGTGATTGGGGTGTGTTTATACAAGCATGTCTAGATGCAACAATTCCATATGGTAGTAAAGCATGTGATATGAATGCGACAATGCACTATGATGTTCGGAGAGATACAACATTTGGAGACCGAGCCTTAAACTAGGAAATATTTGAAAGTTGAAACTGGTCTATGTAAGTAAGAGGGAATGAAATTGGTGAAAATCTGAAAATCTTTTTAGTGTACAAGTGGTCCCAAATTTCTTTGGTTACAAAGTTAacctctttagaaattcttctctCATGACCTGTACGATGATTGGAAAACTTTTTCACGTGAGTATGATTTGCTATATAATAGGACACATTTACTGATGATACTCCTATAACAGTTTATCATGACGTATAGCAAATAGATGATCACCCAGCTGACTATGGTTGTTGAGTATTAATTGCAGTTGTTTTTTCTCCAACAAGTAAAATACTGTTCCTGAATAcctccaaatgaaatcaatgagCTATGGGTGGGTTTAAGGGTGGCATGAATAGATGTTTGGAGGGAAAATATGTATGCAAATTGGTGATATAATTCAGACTATGAGTTTGAGCATGAAGGATATTATAATTTTGACCAAAGATTTGATGAGAGttgagtaaaaggttttgtgaaTTTTGGGGGTCAGCCAATTGGCAGTAATACAGAAATACGGCTTAGGAAATGTACTCCAGCTAACAATAGCGCCTCTAAACGGTGCTCCTTTATCTGGAACTGCAAAAAATCAAAGATTTTAATTAGTAACCAAATGAACCCAAAATAATTAGGCGATCTACCAATGCACCTCATAATGGCAATATCGAGTGGCATTAATTAATGCTAATGAAGCGTCTAGATTTGGACtttgaattttgggttttgagGAGTAATGATGCCTACGAAGAGGTGCACATGGctttgaataggcgtgaattTCCAAGAGAATTCACCAAGAGCCTTCAGTGACCATTAATAGCCAAATTTAAACGCTTATACAGCGGgtttagatcaataattcttataACATAGAGAATTAAACTAAAAGATGAAagataaaaaagagagaaaatagaGATTAAGAGATAATGACaaattttggggaaaatgctCCAGATGGAAATCAACCTTCATCCACTTTTGAATTTTTGAGAAGGAATGCATTGAGACTCGAAACAAGAGAGTTTAAGAGGTTAAGAGATTTTTTTCAAGAGGACATAGAGAGAGGTGAAGCAGTTTAACTGAATATGAAAGGACTCGAGAAAGGAATGCGGATGAATTTGCTCTATGGAAGATGAAAAGGTTTGCAAGATCATatcttgaaaaggagaaagagaggatagtgatgatgattatatCTAGAGGAAGAGATGCAGCGAGACCGAGACTGAAAGTGATTCTGAAGAAACTGATGGGATTTACGAGTACCATGTAGCTATGTTGTGAAAATCGCACGAGTCGCCCAACGGGAGCTTATGCAATATAGCGCCCTAGACGCGAAGATGTGtacaatttttaaaaaaaaaattaaggcgCTGGGCGAAGGGCTTGGTGCCCTCACTTCGCATAGCACGTAACACAATATAGCCATGTAGAAGAGATAAGTTCTTCAAAGGAGGagaggaagaaagaagagataAGGGCTGAGGATGCTTTGTACAAGCGTTATCTGGATGAGAAGTCAAATCCACCAATCTTCGCAAGAGCCATGCAAGAAAGGTTGAATATAGATTCAGATGGAGATACTGTTGAAGACATCGATTCAAACGATGTACCAAAAGGTAGTGGAGGATCAAATGAagaaagtgatgatgatgatgatgagtctgAAGGAGATGATGGAGATGGCTATGGGTCCGCGGCTTCATCTGGCAGTGAGTATATTGCGCACTATGAGGAGGAAGATTGGGACAGATGTGATGGCGAGGATGACCGGTGATCTCCTCAAAAACATCAGAGAAAACAAGCTTGGTTGGCTAAGAATGGAGCTTAACTATGATCAACAAGTttttttggtaacaactctctctccctctctttctGACGTTTGCTGTTGGTTTTCTTAGTCTTTTTGGTATGAATGTTGTGTTGCTTATTCATTTTTTCCTTGTGATCTAGTCGGACGGTATAGTAAAAAGTTTTCATGAAGCTGTGGAAGTAGTTATGAACAGTTATGGTTGCAAGTTGCTGGTAATGAAGGTAGTGAACATGAGTAATATTGTGGAAGTGGaactttttgttttttgaatgtAGGTCTCTAATATACTTAGATAGAGATCTAGAATGGGATGTAATGATTAAATAGGTGTTGATCTCGGTTGTAATTGATGCAGAAGGGTAACAGGGTATTGATTAACTAAAGATGAACTGAAACTGTAAAATTTTCATGATATACAAATTGAAGAACCGAAACAAAGAAATTCAGAGAAACTTGCTTACGTCATGATGACGGAGCATAGCTAATTCTCTTCAACTGTTTTATTTATGTGATCAAGCTTCTTGTGAAGGGACCGATTAATGTCTAGCCTCATTGACCATGCTTTTACTTTATAATAGAATTGATTGATAATGACATAATGGCTTCCAGCATTAAAGCCGACATCAAATTACCAGTGAAAGTAAGTTGGACAAACAGATGCCCAAGAAAAGTTCATGCACGCGGCAGATAGAGTTGTATCGGAGAGTTATGATTCTTATGAAGTTCATTCTTTGCATCATACTTCGTTATTACTTTTCACGTTTGATTCACGGCATGTTTCCAAGTGGCCGTAATACACAGACAATTTTATagtgaaaagaagaaaacaatacACAATACAGTGAATTTGGCTCCTAGAAATTTTTGCAAATTTAGCAGGGTTAGATATGCTTAAGAAAATACAAAGACGAGTTACCTGAACAAATGTAATACATTTTTTATATACATTAATTGTagtgcaacacatcacaacaaACAAAACCACGGTTAGACATGCTTAGTCAGTACAATACAACAAACACCTAGAGTATATAATTAGCCCAAATGAAATCCATCACCTCCAAACTATCAACTTAGTTCAGTATGTGGCCACGCTGCTTTTGAGTAAAACGTTTCCTCAAATGTCGAATTACGTACCATTCCTCGAACTGATGCGCCACAAATTCAACCAAACACTAGTGTACAATCTTGTTTTTATTCACAAAGCCGTCTCCAATCAAGTAAGTTGTTTCTTCTAAACTCTAGATGTAGTTTCCTGTTCATATTCGTACTCCTGCAGAAATTTAAGAGTGAACAATCGTGAGACATACTAATATAATTTCACAGCTTAGCCAGTAAAGAGTGAAAAACTGTAACACATACTAATATAATTCACAGGTTGGCTAGTAAAGGGAGCACTATTGGCCAAATCAGAGCACTCAAAGCAGGTTCTTAAAGAAATATTATGATTGGAATGTAGACTTTTTGTGTTTTGCGCTACAAATCTCCATATGGTCAAATTAATCTTTTTTATATTATGTTTAGTCAGATTAATCGTACTCTGCATTAAGGCATGTTCATGGTTCTAAATCATGCATTAAGACTAGCTTATAGTTAATGCCAGATAAGGTTAAAGCTTAGCATGACATGTCCTTTAGCTTGACATGTCATATGAGGTGTCCTTTGTAGCCATGAGATGTCTCTCCAACTCATGATAGAAAGGTTGAGAGACATGTGGCAAGCATGAAGCATGACTAGGACACTCTTCTAGCCTCACATGTTTTCCTTAAAAGAGAATCTGTTTTTATCCATCGTGAAGTAATGTGATGAGATAAAAGTTGATAACAGGTCATGAAGGTTAAGTGTCTTATTTTTCTATTTCCTTGTTCTcaacttgttttgatatgaaccATATGTAGTGTGTTATTGCTATATATGGTGCTGGTTTTGTATGCTAATAATACTAGGTTCAAGTATAATTTCAGCATGTTGTTAGATTTATATGAAGTTCAGTACTAAAGCATAGAGGTTATGGAGCCGAAATTCCAACATGGAAAGGCAAATGTGTTATCATATGGGGTCAAATAGATCTGTGTAGCTTGAAATATTGAAAAATGAAAATCCTACTGGTTTAAATGAGTCAAAAAATCAACAAACCAGTTCTTTTTGAAAGAGGGGCAATTTGTATTTTGCCCAGACCTAAATCAGCCTGGAATCACCAGACACCCGAGTCGGAGTCCAGTCATTCCAACCGCCAGTGCTTGTGCACACTGGATAGTTCTGCCAATGATATTGGAGACTTGAAAGTATTAAAATGATTCACAGAAAATATGATCAAGTTAAGGAAGCAATTACCTTCAATGTAGATGCATTCAGCCCAGAGGAGGAGAGCCTGGCTCAGAACCATAGATTGATGCGTAGGACATTGTATCTTCTTTGGAAACTGAGACGAAATTCAGTGGAACAGTTGTCATCCTCCTCATTTCCTTGAAATTTCCATTATGACGCCCAGATCTGGAACGAGGTGTGAGGAGCTCAGGAGTGGCACTACCAACAGAGACTCGTCTAGGTGTCGCAGGCATAGATCCATTTCCAATTGTACGGTATCCATTTGCTTGCCTGAAGCTGTTAGTTCTTCTTGGGCTAGGTTTAGATCCATACATAGATTCTTTCTCTGTAAGAAGCAGGTCTTGTAACTTTTTCTGATCCTGTAAAAAGAGGACGGGTTCAATCGAAGGTTTAGTATCAACCCTTCCAGAAAAGGATATGGGTCCAAAATGCAACCAGAGCAATACCCGATATCGCCTTTTCTCCTCTTCTTTATGTTGTCTGTT
The nucleotide sequence above comes from Papaver somniferum cultivar HN1 chromosome 8, ASM357369v1, whole genome shotgun sequence. Encoded proteins:
- the LOC113301862 gene encoding uncharacterized protein LOC113301862, with product MEILLKTSIQTMYQKVVEDQMKKVMMMMMSLKEMMEMAMGPRLHLAVSILRTMRRKIGTDVMARMTGDLLKNIRENKLGWLRMELNYDQQVFLSDGIVKSFHEAVEVVMNSYGCKLLVMKVVNMSNIVEVELFVF